A DNA window from Loxodonta africana isolate mLoxAfr1 chromosome 7, mLoxAfr1.hap2, whole genome shotgun sequence contains the following coding sequences:
- the LOC135231881 gene encoding olfactory receptor 5D18-like gives MLLSERNKSTATFTLLGFSDYPELQVPLFLVFLTIYSLTVVGNLGTIVIIKINPKLHTPMYFFLSHLSFVDFCYSSTIAPKMLGNLVVEDRTISFLECVVQYFLFCTFAVTESFLLAVMAYDRFVAICNPLFYTVAMSRGLCAMLVVGSYAWGIVCSLILAGSALKLSFHGSNTINHFFCEFPSLLSLSCSDTSLSLLLLFIFATFNVVSTLLIILTSYVFIVVTILKMSSASGRCKAFSTCASHLTAITLFHGTILFLYCVPNSKNSRHTIKVASVFYTVVIPMLNPLIYSLRNKDVKNTVSKIMDTKVFSH, from the coding sequence ATGTTACTGtcagagagaaataaaagcactGCCACATTCACTCTTTTGGGCTTCTCAGATTACCCAGAACTGCAGGTTCCCCTCTTCTTGGTATTTCTGACCATCTACAGTCTCACTGTTGTAGGAAATCTTGGGACGATTGTAATCATCAAAATTAACCCCAAgctgcacacccccatgtactttttcctcagccacctctcaTTTGTGGATTTTTGCTATTCCTCCACCATTGCTCCCAAGATGCTGGGGAACCTAGTTGTAGAAGACAGAACCATTTCGTTTTTAGAATGTGTAGTACAATACTTTCTCTTTTGTACCTTTGCAGTGACTGAATCCTTTCTATTAGctgtaatggcctatgaccgctttgTGGCCATTTGCAATCCTTTGTTCTACACAGTTGCCATGTCCCGGGGACTCTGTGCTATGCTGGTGGTGGGATCATATGCGTGGGGAATAGTATGTTCCTTGATACTCGCAGGCTCTGCTTTGAAATTATCTTTTCATGGTTCTAACACAATCAATCACTTCTTCTGTGAGTTCCCCTCACTTCTCTCCCTTTCTTGCTCTGATACTTCTCTCAGCCTGTTGTTGCTTTTCATCTTTGCTACTTTTAATGTTGTGAGTACATTACTCATCATTCTCACTTCTTACGTGTTTATcgttgtcaccatcttgaaaatgAGTTCAGCCAGTGGACGTTGTAAGGCATTCTCTACCTGTGCCTCTCATCTGACTGCCATCACCCtcttccatggcaccatcctCTTCCTCTACTGTGTGCCCAACTCCAAAAACTCCAGGCACACCATCAAAGTAgcctctgtgttttacacagtggtgatccccatgttaaatcccttgatctacagtctgaggaataaggatgtcaagaaTACAGTCAGCAAGATAATGGACACTAAAGTCTTTTCTCATTGA